A stretch of Tepidibacillus fermentans DNA encodes these proteins:
- the cobK gene encoding precorrin-6A reductase — MLVLAGTKDARELTAFLRQHNKKVSVSVVTEQAAQKYKSLNIPIYIGRLTKEQMLEMVLAKKFKAIIDATHPYAELVSKYAMEVAKEVNIPYLRYERPSTVLSESQYLHFVSSYLEAIKWIREKKGVVFVTTGITKIDRFAKSLLGEPNIRLIFRILPTVENLKKCESLGIPKENIIAMQGTFSAGLNQAIYKKYGINLLITKESGKEGGFLEKVESAIQMGIETIVIQRPKLQYPIVFHQFEDLLKYLEEH; from the coding sequence ATGTTAGTATTAGCAGGAACAAAAGATGCAAGAGAACTAACTGCTTTTTTACGGCAACATAATAAGAAGGTATCCGTAAGTGTGGTCACAGAACAAGCTGCCCAAAAATATAAATCTTTAAACATCCCCATTTATATTGGAAGGTTAACGAAAGAACAAATGCTAGAAATGGTTCTTGCAAAGAAATTTAAAGCCATTATTGATGCGACACATCCTTATGCAGAACTTGTTTCAAAATATGCGATGGAAGTAGCAAAAGAAGTAAACATACCTTATTTACGGTATGAGCGGCCGTCAACAGTTCTAAGTGAGAGCCAATACCTTCATTTCGTATCTTCCTATTTAGAAGCCATTAAATGGATAAGAGAAAAGAAAGGTGTTGTATTCGTCACTACAGGAATCACTAAAATTGATCGATTTGCAAAGTCTTTATTAGGGGAGCCAAATATTCGACTCATTTTTCGCATTTTACCTACGGTAGAAAACCTAAAAAAGTGCGAATCATTGGGAATTCCAAAGGAAAATATCATTGCCATGCAAGGAACATTTTCAGCTGGATTGAACCAAGCCATCTATAAAAAATATGGAATCAATCTTCTAATTACAAAGGAAAGTGGGAAAGAAGGAGGATTTTTAGAAAAGGTAGAGAGTGCCATCCAAATGGGAATTGAGACGATCGTGATACAAAGGCCCAAACTCCAGTATCCTATCGTGTTTCATCAGTTTGAAGATTTGTTGAAATACCTAGAGGAACACTAG
- a CDS encoding precorrin-8X methylmutase, producing the protein MDFFVEFSPITIQPQEIELKSFEMIEEEIGNHSFSEEQFPIVKRVIHTTADFELGRSLRFHPEAVKAGIFAIRQGKKIVTDVEMVKAGIHQSRITHFGGQIICHIRDEDIVKEAKEQNITRSILAMQKATSQIEGGIFAIGNAPTALLELIRLVKLGKAKPDLIIGVPVGFVSAKEAKEELQKLDVPYITNQGRKGGSPVAAAIVNALSLMAQQVNRDENE; encoded by the coding sequence ATGGATTTTTTCGTGGAATTTTCGCCAATAACGATTCAACCTCAGGAGATTGAGTTAAAAAGTTTTGAAATGATAGAAGAAGAAATCGGTAATCATTCTTTTTCCGAAGAACAATTTCCAATTGTCAAAAGAGTGATTCATACGACCGCGGATTTTGAATTAGGGAGAAGTTTACGATTTCATCCAGAAGCAGTGAAAGCGGGTATCTTCGCAATTCGCCAAGGAAAAAAAATTGTGACGGATGTGGAAATGGTAAAGGCTGGAATCCATCAATCTCGCATCACACATTTTGGTGGACAAATCATTTGTCATATACGGGATGAGGATATCGTCAAGGAAGCGAAAGAACAAAACATAACTCGTTCGATTCTTGCCATGCAAAAGGCAACAAGCCAAATCGAGGGGGGTATTTTTGCTATCGGAAATGCACCAACAGCACTTTTAGAACTGATTCGGCTGGTAAAATTGGGAAAAGCAAAGCCCGATCTCATCATCGGTGTTCCTGTTGGCTTTGTCTCTGCAAAAGAAGCAAAAGAAGAATTACAGAAATTAGATGTTCCGTATATTACCAATCAAGGAAGAAAAGGTGGAAGCCCAGTGGCTGCAGCAATTGTGAATGCTCTCTCACTGATGGCTCAACAAGTGAATCGGGATGAAAATGAGTAA
- a CDS encoding cobalt-precorrin-5B (C(1))-methyltransferase — MSKKKGLRSGYTTGACATAATKAALLMLIEQSQIYDIEIQLPIGERVRFPIQNSTYSLTTATAGVIKDAGDDPDVTHGALILSTVSWLDEERIEIDGGKGVGRVTKPGLPVPIGEAAINPVPRRMIEKEVKQLLEFYQLTKGVKVVISVPNGEELAKKTLNPRLGIIGGISILGSRGTVIPYSHDAYQASIVQAIRVARINGIDHFILTTGSTSEKIAQNIFKEKEEMAFIQMGEFVGFALKHAKRLGAKKVTILGMIGKLSKVAQGKMMVHSKESSIDFQFLANIANRLYISNSVQEKIKQANTAAWVEKIIIEENRPSYFAEICRLVALESLSYIQGGLILEVILVSKLGRVLGRVEMDDWKNKDHWHR; from the coding sequence ATGAGTAAGAAAAAAGGATTACGAAGCGGATATACAACAGGAGCCTGTGCAACTGCCGCAACAAAAGCAGCTCTACTTATGTTAATTGAGCAGAGCCAGATTTATGATATCGAAATCCAGTTGCCGATTGGTGAGAGGGTTAGATTTCCCATTCAAAACTCTACGTATAGCCTAACCACAGCAACGGCAGGTGTGATCAAAGATGCAGGCGATGATCCCGATGTCACTCACGGAGCGTTGATTCTGTCAACCGTTTCATGGCTTGATGAAGAAAGGATTGAGATAGACGGTGGAAAAGGGGTTGGTCGAGTAACCAAACCTGGATTACCAGTCCCTATTGGCGAAGCAGCAATCAATCCTGTTCCAAGACGCATGATCGAAAAAGAAGTAAAACAGCTTTTAGAATTCTATCAACTTACAAAAGGTGTAAAAGTGGTCATTTCGGTACCCAATGGTGAAGAGTTAGCGAAAAAGACATTAAATCCTAGATTGGGGATTATTGGTGGGATTTCCATTTTAGGATCAAGAGGTACGGTGATCCCTTACTCTCATGATGCTTACCAGGCAAGTATTGTTCAAGCGATTCGTGTTGCCAGAATCAATGGGATCGACCATTTTATTTTAACGACTGGGAGTACAAGTGAAAAGATTGCGCAGAACATCTTTAAGGAAAAAGAGGAAATGGCTTTTATCCAAATGGGCGAATTTGTTGGCTTTGCTTTAAAACACGCGAAAAGACTAGGAGCAAAAAAGGTAACCATCTTAGGGATGATTGGAAAACTATCCAAGGTTGCGCAAGGGAAGATGATGGTTCATTCAAAAGAGTCGAGTATTGATTTTCAATTTCTAGCTAATATTGCAAACCGGCTTTACATTTCCAATTCAGTTCAAGAAAAAATTAAACAAGCCAATACGGCTGCATGGGTTGAGAAAATCATCATCGAAGAAAATAGACCATCTTATTTTGCAGAAATTTGCCGTTTGGTCGCTTTAGAGAGTCTTTCTTATATTCAGGGAGGATTGATCCTAGAGGTCATTCTTGTTTCAAAATTGGGAAGAGTTCTTGGGAGGGTGGAGATGGATGATTGGAAAAATAAAGATCATTGGCATCGGTAA
- the cbiE gene encoding precorrin-6y C5,15-methyltransferase (decarboxylating) subunit CbiE yields the protein MIGKIKIIGIGNDVENGISPHYRKWIDEADILVGGERHLSYFPHFQKEKWVLKGDLPFILHRLKEEAINKKVVVLASGDPLFFGIGRLFLDIVGSENLSIYPHLSSLQLAFARLGDTWQDTYIESLHGRALTGLAQRIDGKAKIALLTDTVHSPTAIAKYLLNYGFDEYEMFIGEYLGGRNERVYLLSLEEAAVQTFAPLNIVILRRRKEIPAVQSWNLGIEDEEFYQKKPKKGLITKKEIRVLSLVEMKLRSGDILWDIGAGSGSVSIEASKYQPDAKVYAIEKDIENIDFIRKNMKKFRTDFTVIHGEAPDCLNDLPDPDVIFVGGSNGRLEEILQLGCHRLKQNGRVIVNAITMETLMDTLHFFENKGCSPKITLVQIARSKPIVNKTGFESLNPIYIVTATNSKG from the coding sequence ATGATTGGAAAAATAAAGATCATTGGCATCGGTAACGATGTAGAAAATGGGATTTCCCCTCACTATCGAAAATGGATCGATGAAGCAGATATTTTAGTCGGCGGGGAAAGACACCTTTCCTATTTTCCTCATTTTCAAAAAGAAAAATGGGTCTTAAAAGGAGATCTTCCATTTATCCTACACCGTTTAAAGGAGGAAGCAATCAACAAAAAGGTGGTTGTTCTTGCTTCAGGTGATCCACTTTTCTTTGGAATTGGCCGTTTGTTTCTTGACATCGTAGGAAGTGAAAATCTATCCATCTATCCCCACCTTAGTTCACTTCAATTAGCATTTGCTAGGTTGGGAGATACTTGGCAGGACACTTATATAGAAAGTTTACATGGACGGGCACTAACAGGTCTAGCCCAAAGAATCGATGGAAAAGCAAAGATTGCTCTGTTAACCGATACTGTTCATTCTCCGACAGCGATTGCTAAGTATCTACTAAACTATGGATTTGATGAGTATGAAATGTTTATTGGTGAATATCTTGGTGGAAGAAATGAAAGGGTTTATCTATTATCTCTAGAAGAAGCGGCTGTTCAAACATTCGCACCGTTAAATATCGTCATATTGCGAAGACGAAAAGAAATTCCAGCCGTTCAAAGTTGGAATTTGGGAATCGAAGACGAAGAATTTTATCAAAAAAAGCCTAAAAAAGGATTAATAACCAAAAAAGAGATACGGGTATTAAGTTTAGTAGAAATGAAATTAAGATCAGGAGATATTCTCTGGGATATTGGAGCTGGTTCAGGTTCTGTTTCCATTGAAGCATCCAAATATCAGCCAGATGCTAAAGTTTATGCGATTGAAAAAGACATTGAGAATATAGATTTTATTAGAAAAAATATGAAGAAGTTTCGTACGGATTTTACAGTTATCCATGGAGAAGCCCCAGATTGTTTAAACGATCTTCCCGATCCAGATGTGATTTTTGTCGGAGGGAGCAATGGGAGGTTAGAAGAAATCCTTCAGCTAGGCTGTCATCGGCTGAAGCAAAACGGAAGGGTGATCGTGAACGCCATAACGATGGAAACGTTGATGGATACTTTGCATTTTTTTGAAAATAAGGGATGTTCACCGAAAATTACACTTGTGCAGATTGCCCGAAGTAAGCCGATTGTCAATAAAACAGGATTTGAGAGTTTAAATCCAATTTATATTGTTACAGCAACGAATTCAAAAGGGTGA
- the cobI gene encoding precorrin-2 C(20)-methyltransferase, with the protein MEEHKIGQFFGIGLGPGDPELLTLKALRVIKNSPVIAFPIKAVNEASYALSIVSDFIDMERQQLLPLLFPMTKNKEIIKQQWKEATEAVFRYLQQGKDVAFLTEGDPLFYSTFIHLRQYMGLLHPEVAVQSIPGISSIFGAAASLHLPLADGDAQVGIIPATRNKDHMKKAIEQHETIIFLKIAKVLDLLVDVLIETNTLEKAAIVTKATSNEEIIYKNVLDLKGKELPYLSLMVVKRT; encoded by the coding sequence ATGGAAGAACATAAAATCGGACAATTTTTTGGTATTGGCCTTGGCCCTGGCGATCCCGAACTTCTCACATTAAAAGCATTACGGGTGATCAAAAATTCACCGGTGATTGCTTTTCCAATAAAGGCGGTAAATGAGGCGAGTTATGCTTTGTCGATTGTAAGTGATTTTATTGACATGGAAAGGCAGCAATTGCTTCCTTTACTTTTCCCGATGACCAAGAATAAAGAAATCATCAAACAGCAATGGAAAGAAGCAACAGAAGCAGTATTTCGCTACTTACAACAGGGAAAGGATGTTGCTTTTCTTACAGAAGGAGACCCTTTATTTTATAGTACATTTATTCATCTTCGCCAATATATGGGACTCCTTCATCCAGAGGTTGCCGTCCAATCGATTCCGGGAATTTCTTCAATTTTTGGTGCCGCGGCTTCATTACATTTACCATTAGCTGATGGCGATGCACAGGTCGGAATTATTCCAGCTACGAGAAATAAAGATCACATGAAAAAAGCAATTGAACAACATGAGACGATTATTTTCTTAAAAATAGCAAAAGTCCTTGATTTATTAGTCGATGTTTTAATCGAAACCAATACCTTAGAAAAGGCTGCAATAGTCACAAAAGCAACTTCAAACGAAGAAATCATCTACAAAAACGTATTAGATTTAAAAGGAAAAGAGTTACCCTATTTGTCATTAATGGTGGTGAAGAGAACATGA
- the cobM gene encoding precorrin-4 C(11)-methyltransferase, translated as MMKENKAYFVGAGPGDPDLITVKGLKLLQQADVILYTDSLIHPSLLDRVKKGAKTIKTSGLTLEQQIEMIVEEIQKGSLVVRLHTGDPSIFSTTSEQMRRLQREGIDYEIIPGVSSVFAAAAQIKAELTIPELTQTLIITRIEGRTPVPEKEKLRELARHHSTLALFLSSSFIGKVVEELRFAGWAEDTPIVVVYRATWEDQKIIQSTLAKVVEELKKENIHSHAMILAGNVFQNHLDIDKNRSKLYDGRFSHGYRKGE; from the coding sequence ATGATGAAAGAAAATAAGGCTTATTTCGTTGGAGCAGGACCTGGAGACCCTGATCTCATTACAGTAAAAGGGTTAAAACTACTGCAACAAGCAGATGTGATTCTTTATACCGATTCTTTAATCCATCCTTCTTTATTAGATAGGGTAAAAAAAGGAGCAAAAACGATTAAAACATCAGGGCTCACCTTGGAACAACAAATAGAGATGATCGTTGAAGAAATTCAAAAAGGAAGTCTTGTTGTACGCTTACATACTGGAGATCCTTCAATTTTTAGTACGACATCGGAACAAATGAGACGATTGCAAAGGGAAGGTATTGATTATGAGATCATCCCTGGTGTAAGCTCCGTTTTTGCGGCTGCTGCACAAATCAAGGCGGAGCTTACCATTCCAGAACTAACTCAAACTTTAATCATTACAAGAATAGAAGGAAGAACCCCTGTACCAGAAAAGGAGAAATTAAGGGAATTAGCACGTCACCATAGTACTCTTGCATTATTTCTAAGTTCATCATTTATTGGAAAAGTCGTAGAGGAATTAAGATTCGCTGGATGGGCAGAAGATACACCGATTGTGGTTGTATATCGTGCGACTTGGGAAGATCAAAAAATTATCCAAAGTACATTGGCAAAAGTGGTAGAGGAATTGAAGAAAGAGAATATTCACTCCCATGCGATGATTTTGGCCGGCAACGTTTTTCAAAATCATCTGGATATCGATAAAAATCGTTCCAAATTGTATGATGGGCGATTTAGCCATGGATATCGAAAAGGGGAGTAA
- a CDS encoding cobalt-precorrin 5A hydrolase, which produces MVKKAYAIVAITKKGVSQARFLHERLPDSDLYYPKKWVFGDEEEKDIYVIDGSMATLLSSLFLSYRGLILFMALGAVVRIIAPLIKDKRTDPAVVVLDDNGRYAISVLSGHLGGANHLANQVANLMGAIPVITTSSDVNQKLAVDLLGVQYGWQLDSVQHVTAVSAAVVNDEKIAIIQEVGERDWWPSSIPRSEQFTFYSSISSESRIKEDYQGAIVITDRLLHQQEWNDLPEKTILYRPKTLVVGIGCNRGTSASEIESVIFSTLEEEGLSWKSIDHLATIDLKRDELGLLEIHQKYQWPIVFYTKDELNQVSIQHPSETVYRHIGVYGVSEPAACLSARTNQLLLQKKKAGNVTISIGRLEKGVN; this is translated from the coding sequence ATGGTGAAAAAAGCATATGCGATTGTGGCAATTACAAAAAAAGGAGTAAGTCAAGCACGATTTCTGCATGAGCGACTACCTGATAGTGATCTCTATTATCCAAAAAAATGGGTTTTCGGAGATGAAGAAGAAAAGGATATTTATGTGATTGATGGTAGTATGGCAACGCTCTTATCTTCCTTATTTTTATCCTATCGAGGATTGATCTTATTTATGGCACTTGGTGCTGTTGTGCGAATAATTGCTCCACTTATCAAGGACAAAAGGACAGATCCGGCAGTTGTTGTCTTAGATGACAATGGCCGGTATGCCATTAGTGTCTTGTCTGGACACTTAGGAGGGGCTAACCATTTAGCCAATCAAGTAGCCAATTTAATGGGGGCGATTCCAGTTATTACGACATCGTCTGATGTCAACCAAAAATTAGCTGTTGATTTGCTAGGAGTTCAATATGGTTGGCAGCTGGATTCCGTTCAACATGTTACAGCGGTAAGTGCAGCGGTTGTGAATGACGAAAAAATTGCGATCATTCAAGAAGTTGGAGAAAGGGATTGGTGGCCTTCTTCGATTCCTCGTTCTGAACAATTTACGTTTTATTCTTCGATATCAAGTGAAAGTAGAATCAAGGAAGATTATCAAGGGGCAATTGTCATTACCGATCGATTGCTTCATCAACAAGAATGGAATGATCTCCCTGAGAAGACCATTCTCTACCGTCCGAAAACATTAGTGGTTGGAATCGGATGTAATCGTGGTACATCAGCATCGGAAATCGAGTCTGTGATCTTTTCTACGTTAGAAGAGGAAGGGTTATCCTGGAAGAGTATTGACCATCTCGCAACCATTGATTTAAAAAGGGATGAATTAGGATTATTAGAGATTCATCAAAAGTACCAATGGCCAATCGTTTTTTATACTAAAGATGAATTAAATCAGGTATCCATTCAACATCCTTCAGAAACGGTTTATCGTCATATAGGGGTTTATGGGGTGAGTGAACCTGCTGCTTGTTTATCTGCTAGAACAAATCAACTTCTATTGCAAAAGAAAAAAGCAGGGAACGTTACGATTTCCATTGGTAGATTAGAAAAAGGAGTGAATTGA
- a CDS encoding cobyrinate a,c-diamide synthase — protein MKTQIPRVVIAGTGSGVGKTTLTIGIMAALVKRGITVQGFKVGPDYIDPTYHTAVTKRESRNLDTWMVDSEIMKEIFIRGSLGADLAVIEGVMGFYDGKDPLSDRGSTAEISRLLNAPVVLVINAEGVARSAAAMVLGFQQMDPRIHLAGVIVNQVGGFRHYELVKKAIEDMTGIPVIGYLNKNQIMSIPERHLGLVPAIERGELNPLFQQLAELIEEHIDLNQFVQIAKKAEEVVVNHPSIFQPFSERCYPVTIAVAKDQAFHFYYPENLELLEQYGARIQYFSPLAGETIPVDADGLYIGGGFPEEFAAQLTAQKKVIADFREKISQGMPTFAECGGYMFLTEAIVDHNGNSYEMVGIIPAKVQMQQRLAALGYREITALTQQVLLNKGETAKGHEFHYSRLIPTIENYPYAYKVKGLGGEFFDGYHQENLVAGYTHFYFPSNPNMVIHWLEKAVEYQKKDKFT, from the coding sequence ATGAAAACACAGATTCCAAGAGTTGTTATTGCTGGGACAGGAAGTGGAGTAGGGAAAACGACGTTAACGATTGGTATAATGGCTGCTCTAGTAAAAAGAGGAATCACTGTTCAAGGGTTTAAAGTAGGACCCGATTATATTGATCCTACATATCACACTGCAGTGACAAAAAGGGAGTCAAGGAATCTTGATACTTGGATGGTTGATTCAGAAATCATGAAGGAAATCTTTATCCGTGGCTCACTTGGTGCAGATCTTGCAGTAATTGAGGGTGTGATGGGATTTTATGATGGCAAAGACCCTCTAAGCGACAGAGGAAGTACTGCGGAAATAAGCCGATTATTAAACGCTCCAGTCGTTTTGGTTATTAATGCAGAGGGAGTAGCCCGAAGTGCAGCAGCGATGGTTCTTGGGTTTCAGCAAATGGATCCCCGTATTCATCTTGCTGGTGTAATTGTCAATCAAGTGGGAGGGTTTCGACATTATGAATTGGTCAAAAAAGCGATCGAAGATATGACAGGAATTCCAGTGATTGGTTATTTAAATAAAAACCAAATCATGAGTATACCGGAAAGACATCTAGGACTTGTTCCAGCAATTGAACGAGGGGAACTTAATCCATTATTTCAGCAATTAGCCGAATTGATAGAAGAGCACATTGATCTCAATCAATTCGTACAGATTGCCAAAAAAGCAGAAGAAGTAGTCGTCAATCACCCCTCTATCTTTCAGCCATTTTCTGAGCGATGTTATCCTGTAACAATAGCTGTGGCAAAAGATCAAGCATTTCATTTCTATTATCCTGAGAATTTAGAGCTACTAGAACAGTATGGGGCAAGAATTCAATACTTTAGCCCCTTGGCTGGGGAAACCATTCCAGTTGATGCAGATGGATTGTATATCGGAGGAGGATTTCCGGAAGAATTTGCTGCTCAATTAACCGCACAGAAAAAGGTAATCGCTGATTTTCGGGAAAAGATCAGTCAGGGAATGCCAACATTTGCCGAATGTGGTGGCTATATGTTCTTAACTGAGGCGATCGTTGATCACAATGGAAATTCGTATGAGATGGTCGGAATCATTCCTGCAAAAGTTCAAATGCAACAACGTTTAGCTGCATTAGGATATCGGGAAATCACTGCACTTACGCAACAAGTATTATTAAACAAAGGAGAGACAGCAAAAGGACACGAATTTCACTATTCTAGATTAATTCCAACGATTGAAAACTACCCATATGCGTATAAAGTAAAGGGATTAGGCGGAGAATTTTTCGATGGTTACCATCAGGAAAATCTAGTAGCTGGATATACACACTTCTACTTTCCTTCAAATCCAAATATGGTTATTCATTGGTTAGAAAAAGCAGTTGAATATCAAAAAAAAGATAAATTCACTTGA
- the cobO gene encoding cob(I)yrinic acid a,c-diamide adenosyltransferase — protein MKETKKGLTIIYTGNGKGKTTAAIGLAVRAFGQGLRVGIFQFIKSPERDYGEKKTLEKLGIEIHQLGIGFTWTKTAEEHRQALKRGWEFVKEKAMSGSYDLIVLDELNNALAITDFPIDDVLPLQEVIQFLQQKPKALHVVITGRNAKPELINQADLVSEIQEVKHYYNEGIPAIQGIEY, from the coding sequence ATGAAAGAAACGAAAAAAGGCTTAACGATCATTTATACGGGAAACGGAAAAGGAAAAACGACAGCTGCAATTGGACTAGCCGTTCGTGCATTCGGTCAAGGTCTAAGGGTAGGCATCTTTCAATTTATTAAATCACCTGAAAGAGACTATGGTGAAAAAAAGACATTAGAGAAGTTAGGAATTGAGATCCACCAATTAGGAATTGGCTTTACTTGGACGAAAACAGCAGAAGAACATCGGCAGGCGTTAAAAAGAGGTTGGGAATTTGTAAAAGAGAAAGCAATGTCCGGCTCTTATGATCTGATTGTATTAGACGAGTTGAATAATGCTTTAGCAATCACTGATTTTCCCATTGATGATGTTCTTCCATTACAAGAAGTGATTCAATTTCTTCAACAAAAACCGAAAGCGTTACATGTAGTGATTACAGGGCGAAATGCCAAACCTGAACTCATCAACCAAGCTGATCTTGTTTCTGAGATTCAAGAAGTAAAACATTACTATAATGAAGGAATTCCAGCAATCCAAGGGATTGAATATTGA
- the cobT gene encoding nicotinate-nucleotide--dimethylbenzimidazole phosphoribosyltransferase, with product MNWQTAIDQIQLLDVNVMKEAETRLDQLTKPQGSLGMLEDLAIQLAGIYQTTRFHVDPITSFVFVGDHGITEEGVSAFPSEVTTQMVYNFLHGGAAINVLTRHHDVLLKVVDVGMKDSIDNPRLIQKKIGQGTRNFLKEKAMTQQEAIEAIQVGFDLGVMEVENGAKGLAIGEMGIGNTTSSAAIAALLLQRSFDEVVGRGTGLNSEQWQHKKEIIQQALQFHNLQPNDPLEILATFGGYEIAAMTGMILAAAYKRVPILLDGFNTGASALIAAKIEPKSVLYMIASHQSEEPGHRHMLQALQIYPLLQLNLRLGEGTGAILALPILRSAQSLFQEMATFEEANVANKIVSQN from the coding sequence ATGAATTGGCAAACGGCTATTGATCAGATTCAATTGTTAGATGTGAATGTGATGAAAGAAGCAGAGACTCGTTTAGATCAACTGACAAAACCACAGGGTAGTTTGGGAATGTTAGAAGATTTGGCCATTCAATTGGCAGGCATTTATCAGACGACTCGTTTCCATGTGGACCCGATTACAAGTTTTGTTTTTGTAGGGGATCATGGAATAACAGAAGAGGGAGTTTCTGCTTTTCCTTCCGAAGTGACGACACAAATGGTTTATAATTTTCTTCATGGTGGAGCGGCGATCAATGTGTTAACACGTCATCATGATGTGTTATTAAAAGTGGTCGATGTGGGAATGAAAGATTCGATCGATAATCCCCGCTTAATCCAGAAGAAAATTGGACAAGGTACTCGGAATTTCCTCAAAGAGAAAGCGATGACGCAACAGGAAGCAATAGAGGCGATCCAAGTGGGATTTGATTTAGGAGTGATGGAAGTAGAAAATGGTGCAAAAGGATTAGCAATTGGAGAAATGGGGATTGGAAATACCACATCGAGTGCAGCGATTGCTGCTTTATTACTACAAAGGTCTTTTGATGAAGTTGTAGGTCGGGGGACTGGTTTGAATTCGGAACAGTGGCAACATAAAAAAGAGATCATTCAACAAGCATTACAATTCCATAATCTACAGCCTAATGATCCTCTTGAGATTTTAGCTACGTTTGGTGGATATGAAATTGCAGCGATGACAGGGATGATTTTGGCTGCGGCTTATAAGCGAGTTCCCATTCTGCTCGATGGTTTTAATACGGGTGCTTCGGCATTGATTGCAGCAAAGATTGAACCAAAGAGTGTACTTTATATGATCGCTTCCCATCAATCTGAGGAGCCAGGACATCGACATATGCTACAAGCGTTGCAAATCTATCCATTATTACAATTGAACCTACGATTAGGGGAAGGAACAGGTGCAATCCTAGCTCTTCCAATACTTCGTTCTGCTCAGTCTCTCTTTCAGGAAATGGCTACCTTTGAAGAGGCAAACGTAGCAAATAAAATCGTTTCTCAAAACTAA
- a CDS encoding adenosylcobinamide-phosphate synthase CbiB translates to MDQYLYWQVITAFLIDLWIGDPKQLTHPVVLIGNAISHMETFLRRFTSHFSERLLGIILVILIVGSSYGLVWLILFVMNQVHLWLSWLVGAWMISTTIATKGLADEGKKLISLLKVKELEEAKKQVGYIVSRDTDHMDESEVIRATVETIAENIVDAVISPLFYAILGGPTLAMAYRAANTLDSMCGYKNERYRDFGFASARFDDLLNYIPARITGVLIVFAAWFLQLDAKKSLSIWFRDAHLHPSPNSGIPEACVAGALHIRLGGVNVYFGQPKKRAYMGDNLRPLQVEHIQQTIQLLYGASGIFIGLYTLIFWSLYFTN, encoded by the coding sequence ATGGACCAATATCTTTATTGGCAAGTGATAACCGCATTTCTCATTGATTTGTGGATTGGTGATCCAAAGCAATTAACACATCCCGTGGTGTTGATTGGCAATGCCATTAGCCATATGGAAACATTTTTACGAAGATTTACTTCCCATTTTTCAGAGCGGTTATTAGGGATTATTTTAGTCATTCTCATTGTTGGCAGTAGTTATGGATTGGTATGGCTCATTTTATTTGTAATGAATCAGGTTCATCTTTGGTTATCTTGGCTGGTTGGTGCTTGGATGATTTCAACCACCATTGCAACAAAAGGCTTAGCAGACGAGGGGAAGAAGCTGATCTCTTTATTAAAGGTAAAAGAACTAGAAGAAGCGAAAAAACAGGTTGGTTATATCGTTAGTCGGGATACTGATCATATGGATGAATCGGAAGTGATTCGGGCAACGGTTGAAACCATTGCGGAAAATATTGTGGATGCAGTGATCTCCCCATTATTTTATGCGATTTTAGGAGGACCTACATTGGCGATGGCGTATCGAGCGGCCAATACACTCGATTCGATGTGCGGGTATAAAAACGAACGTTATCGTGATTTTGGCTTTGCTTCTGCAAGATTTGATGATCTACTTAATTATATCCCTGCAAGGATCACCGGTGTTCTCATCGTCTTCGCGGCTTGGTTCTTACAATTGGATGCGAAAAAGTCCCTTTCTATTTGGTTTCGAGATGCACATTTACATCCTAGTCCGAACAGCGGAATACCGGAAGCATGTGTTGCAGGAGCTTTACATATACGCTTAGGAGGGGTCAATGTTTATTTTGGCCAACCAAAAAAAAGGGCGTATATGGGTGACAACCTTAGACCACTTCAGGTAGAGCATATTCAACAAACGATTCAGTTGTTATATGGTGCAAGTGGAATCTTCATTGGCTTGTATACCTTGATCTTTTGGTCGCTTTATTTTACCAATTAG